A genomic region of Nostoc sp. UHCC 0702 contains the following coding sequences:
- a CDS encoding DnaJ domain-containing protein: MANDFYQILEVSTQSSANDIKKAYYGKIREYPPEKYPEQVKRINEAYKTLSDPEAKKSYDALQLHGEQIGELLRLSEDKITKEKWSEAIRLLKRILVLMPDQNSVRNRLGLCYIYNQEWENAVKTYLKLTQKSPEVPLYWINFAEVYNEQADSLSDEDSRRGQLYQNARNYFEKAIQLQQYNSEGYLKIAEIYLKEGRYSKAIAWAECAINADGQVDFQDFDALFFIASVHFYSGELQEVEQTAQRINAVLPNNEDARSYASYKFAIFGTTLYKSAMFTPCLSFLASAKRLDPNNEDIKKFHDHVDNLVSAFQTMENLNDDSYIIGGYKVLASLFLSQYLDIEHSDEEIKTLYSQSLNNIFSFPNSFIIVSASRLKSNYYAVYKLNREFYDEIEQKAQEINNTYSSSSNSPSILENAINFLGKLFD, from the coding sequence ATGGCTAATGATTTTTATCAAATCCTTGAAGTATCGACTCAATCATCAGCAAACGACATAAAAAAAGCTTACTATGGTAAAATTCGTGAGTATCCTCCTGAAAAATATCCAGAGCAAGTTAAGCGCATTAATGAAGCATACAAAACACTGTCTGATCCAGAAGCAAAGAAAAGTTATGATGCACTTCAACTGCATGGGGAGCAGATTGGTGAGCTTTTGAGATTGTCTGAAGATAAAATTACCAAGGAAAAATGGTCAGAAGCAATTAGACTATTAAAACGTATTTTGGTGTTGATGCCTGACCAAAATTCTGTCCGTAATCGCTTGGGTTTATGCTACATTTATAACCAGGAGTGGGAGAATGCGGTTAAAACATATTTAAAACTGACTCAAAAAAGTCCTGAAGTACCACTTTACTGGATAAATTTCGCTGAAGTTTATAACGAACAGGCTGATTCTTTGTCAGACGAAGATTCCAGGCGAGGACAACTTTATCAAAATGCTCGAAATTACTTTGAGAAGGCAATTCAATTACAACAATATAATTCAGAAGGTTATCTAAAAATAGCTGAGATATATTTAAAAGAAGGTAGATATTCTAAAGCAATTGCTTGGGCTGAATGTGCAATCAATGCAGATGGTCAAGTTGATTTTCAAGACTTTGATGCACTATTTTTCATCGCTTCGGTACATTTCTACAGTGGAGAATTACAAGAAGTAGAACAAACCGCACAAAGAATAAACGCTGTATTACCTAATAATGAAGATGCTCGCAGTTATGCATCTTATAAGTTTGCGATTTTTGGAACGACGCTCTACAAATCAGCTATGTTTACACCTTGCTTATCATTCTTAGCTTCTGCAAAGAGGTTAGACCCAAATAACGAAGACATCAAAAAATTTCATGACCATGTTGATAATCTTGTCAGTGCTTTTCAAACAATGGAGAATTTAAACGATGATTCCTATATTATTGGTGGTTATAAAGTACTTGCTTCTCTATTTCTTTCTCAATATTTAGATATAGAACATTCAGATGAAGAAATAAAAACATTATATAGTCAATCTCTAAATAATATATTTTCATTTCCTAATAGTTTTATTATTGTTTCTGCTAGTAGATTGAAATCAAATTACTATGCAGTATATAAGCTCAATCGAGAATTTTACGATGAAATAGAACAAAAAGCTCAGGAAATAAATAACACTTATAGTTCATCTTCTAATAGCCCTAGTATTTTAGAAAATGCTATTAATTTCCTAGGTAAACTGTTTGATTGA
- a CDS encoding Hsp70 family protein — protein sequence MKNRIAVGIDLGTSTSVICAFQDGEPFPISDPSTKIPIIPSIVAMNRKGQVVVGDPARSFLDAIREIKRKMGTEEMVELGGKQYRPEEISALILRKLKENAEAALGYNIQEVVLSVPANFDDAAKTATLTAGELAGLKITRLINEPTAAALAFGIKNIGSEEQLVIFDFGGGTLDITVLEMFNGVLDVKCSFGDPYLGGKDFDEALIELVSKKFNAEYPGIQVDVSALKEVAEKAKKNLSTVDSTDVRISNFAVKDGIPINLEVEVTRQEFEKAIEHLLERARNCVRQALNGKKIRPSAIDRVLLVGGTTYIPAVRRLVMEVFGKEPKADVNPDLAVSIGTSVQAALEQGLLEGDKAIILLDVAPIGLGIDIYSDVGGQHVLTYEALIQPNEKIPYSFKKTYTLVHAEQREVEICLYQDKTGKAQLPSDAVNTGIVGKIIDIPPSPTGIPYPLEIEFSYDINGIARLTANIPAISRSVEIAYDKSAKRMDEIDKSVAAKRLANLWQEGANFWKQSPDLWKQSARANEYEPIINKAERKLTEVSSEQRTSLSQEITRLKQALESNNSEEIQEAGDKLTDLLFDLDD from the coding sequence ATGAAAAATAGAATTGCTGTTGGAATTGATTTGGGAACTTCCACATCTGTAATTTGCGCCTTTCAAGATGGCGAACCATTTCCTATTTCCGATCCCAGCACAAAAATTCCTATTATTCCCTCAATTGTCGCAATGAACCGAAAGGGTCAAGTTGTAGTTGGTGACCCAGCCCGAAGCTTTTTAGACGCTATCCGAGAAATTAAGCGGAAGATGGGAACTGAGGAGATGGTAGAACTTGGCGGTAAACAGTACCGACCAGAAGAAATTTCAGCTCTAATTCTTCGTAAGCTAAAAGAAAATGCCGAAGCGGCACTAGGATATAACATTCAAGAAGTCGTCCTTTCTGTTCCTGCCAACTTTGATGATGCTGCTAAGACGGCTACTTTGACAGCTGGTGAATTAGCAGGTCTTAAAATTACTCGCTTGATCAATGAGCCTACAGCAGCAGCCCTAGCATTTGGCATTAAGAATATCGGCTCTGAGGAACAGCTTGTTATTTTTGATTTTGGAGGAGGGACTCTAGATATTACTGTTCTGGAGATGTTTAATGGTGTACTTGATGTCAAGTGCAGCTTTGGCGACCCTTATTTAGGAGGGAAAGACTTTGATGAAGCATTAATTGAGTTAGTTTCTAAAAAATTTAACGCTGAATATCCTGGTATTCAGGTTGATGTCTCTGCTCTAAAAGAAGTTGCAGAAAAGGCAAAAAAAAATCTTTCAACGGTCGATTCTACTGATGTGCGTATTTCAAACTTTGCTGTTAAAGATGGTATACCAATTAATTTAGAGGTAGAAGTTACTCGTCAGGAATTTGAAAAAGCAATTGAACATCTTTTAGAACGAGCTCGTAATTGCGTTCGTCAAGCATTAAATGGAAAAAAAATACGCCCCAGTGCAATTGATCGAGTGCTACTTGTAGGCGGTACTACATACATTCCTGCTGTTCGCCGATTAGTTATGGAGGTGTTTGGTAAAGAGCCGAAAGCAGATGTTAACCCTGATCTTGCTGTATCAATAGGAACATCCGTTCAAGCTGCTTTGGAACAAGGTTTACTTGAAGGAGACAAGGCAATTATTCTGCTAGATGTTGCTCCAATTGGTTTGGGTATTGATATATATAGTGATGTTGGTGGACAACATGTATTAACCTATGAAGCTCTAATTCAGCCCAATGAAAAAATTCCCTACTCATTTAAAAAAACTTATACTCTCGTACATGCTGAACAAAGGGAGGTAGAAATTTGTCTTTACCAAGACAAGACAGGAAAAGCACAACTACCCAGTGACGCTGTAAATACTGGAATAGTAGGTAAAATTATTGACATTCCTCCCTCTCCTACAGGCATTCCCTATCCTCTCGAAATAGAGTTTTCCTATGACATAAATGGTATAGCTAGACTAACAGCAAATATTCCCGCAATTAGCAGAAGTGTAGAAATTGCCTATGACAAATCGGCAAAACGCATGGATGAGATAGATAAATCTGTGGCGGCTAAGCGATTGGCAAACTTATGGCAAGAAGGTGCCAATTTCTGGAAGCAAAGTCCCGATTTATGGAAGCAAAGTGCCAGAGCAAATGAATATGAACCAATTATTAATAAAGCAGAGCGAAAGCTGACAGAGGTATCCTCAGAACAAAGAACAAGTCTTTCTCAAGAGATCACGCGATTAAAGCAGGCATTAGAAAGTAATAATAGCGAAGAAATTCAAGAAGCTGGAGATAAATTAACCGACCTACTATTTGATCTAGATGATTAA
- the grpE gene encoding nucleotide exchange factor GrpE, which translates to MQEDSESIQKFSKPISEEMNAFKEELFNSISEEIKAFKEELFNSISEEMKAFKEEFSKPISEEMKAFKEELAEEMKAFKEELAEEIKPLKKTSIQLKSFNEHLNEFNGELINLRKTSQSLIDNLQDNVELREKIMDWAKSSIEIFELFERTINLTNINEDYLKATNKFLDEFSVRSSHVGLDRIVPDRGSDFDEYLYLEVAPEVDNELSPDVEEGKIVICKKWGYKLEGKVLKKAKVVVAKSLMTENQKNVINLSQKLSSTIDDYLTPSSIEGDGS; encoded by the coding sequence ATGCAAGAAGATAGCGAAAGTATTCAAAAATTTTCTAAGCCAATCTCTGAAGAGATGAACGCTTTTAAAGAAGAGCTTTTTAACTCAATCTCTGAAGAAATAAAAGCTTTCAAAGAAGAGCTTTTTAACTCAATCTCTGAAGAAATGAAAGCTTTCAAAGAAGAATTTTCTAAGCCAATTTCTGAAGAAATGAAAGCTTTCAAAGAAGAACTTGCTGAAGAAATGAAAGCTTTCAAAGAAGAACTTGCTGAAGAAATAAAACCTTTAAAGAAAACATCTATTCAGCTAAAGAGTTTCAACGAACATTTGAATGAATTTAACGGAGAGTTGATTAATTTACGCAAAACTTCCCAATCTTTGATTGATAATCTTCAGGACAATGTAGAGCTTAGAGAAAAGATTATGGATTGGGCAAAGTCTTCTATAGAAATTTTTGAATTATTTGAAAGAACTATAAATTTGACGAATATTAACGAAGATTATCTAAAAGCAACGAACAAGTTTTTAGATGAATTTTCTGTTAGAAGTTCACATGTAGGATTAGACCGTATAGTTCCAGATAGAGGTAGCGATTTTGATGAATATTTATATTTAGAGGTTGCTCCGGAAGTTGATAATGAATTATCACCTGATGTGGAGGAAGGAAAAATAGTTATATGCAAAAAATGGGGGTATAAATTAGAGGGTAAGGTTCTTAAAAAAGCAAAAGTTGTTGTTGCGAAATCTTTAATGACTGAAAATCAGAAAAATGTTATAAACCTCTCCCAAAAATTATCTTCTACCATAGACGATTATTTGACACCATCTTCCATAGAAGGCGATGGGAGTTAG
- a CDS encoding fatty acid desaturase: MFTLEAQKSPKSPPKEFLAPPGDFNPTLLLFLAVVAMLVISNFGYWLWQWPHWLCFSINTIALHCAGTVIHDACHQSAHRNRVMNAMLGHGSALILAFAFPVFTRVHLQHHGHVNHPKDDPDHYVSTGGPLWLIAVRFLYHEVFFFQRRLWRKYELLEWFISRLIVGVIVYISVQYHFLGYILNFWFIPAFLVGIALGLFFDYLPHRPFVERDRWKNARVYPNPILNILIMGQNYHLIHHLWPSIPWYNYQPAYYMMKPLLDEKGCYQTSGLLQKKDFFEFVYDIFLGIRFHHHKE, translated from the coding sequence ATGTTCACATTGGAGGCACAGAAGTCACCCAAAAGCCCGCCCAAGGAATTTTTAGCGCCTCCTGGTGATTTCAATCCCACATTGTTACTGTTTTTAGCAGTCGTAGCAATGCTGGTAATATCTAACTTTGGTTATTGGCTTTGGCAATGGCCGCACTGGTTGTGTTTTAGTATAAACACTATTGCCTTACATTGTGCGGGGACAGTGATTCATGATGCCTGTCATCAATCTGCCCATCGCAACCGAGTGATGAATGCAATGCTAGGTCATGGCAGCGCCTTGATATTGGCTTTTGCCTTTCCAGTGTTTACGCGAGTGCATTTACAGCATCACGGCCATGTGAATCATCCCAAAGACGACCCAGATCATTACGTCTCTACAGGGGGGCCGCTGTGGTTGATTGCGGTGCGCTTTTTATACCATGAGGTATTTTTCTTTCAGCGGCGACTGTGGCGCAAATATGAGCTATTGGAATGGTTCATCAGCCGCTTGATAGTTGGTGTGATTGTTTATATCTCAGTTCAATATCACTTTTTGGGATACATACTCAATTTTTGGTTCATCCCGGCGTTTTTAGTGGGGATAGCACTGGGCTTATTTTTCGATTATTTACCACATCGTCCCTTTGTGGAGCGCGATCGCTGGAAAAATGCCCGCGTTTATCCTAATCCAATTCTGAATATCCTGATTATGGGTCAAAATTACCACTTAATTCATCATTTGTGGCCTTCCATACCTTGGTATAATTACCAACCTGCATACTATATGATGAAGCCTCTTTTGGATGAAAAAGGATGTTACCAAACTTCAGGACTATTACAGAAAAAAGACTTCTTTGAGTTTGTTTACGACATTTTTTTAGGAATTAGGTTTCATCACCACAAAGAATAA
- the pyk gene encoding pyruvate kinase encodes MQLRDSLRRTKIVATIGPATSSPEMLKAIIEAGATTLRLNFSHGTHADHQRSIRLIRQTAFELNQPVAILQDLQGPKIRLGRFEDGSIVVAKGDRFTLTNRPVIGTQEISCVTYDYLAEEVPVGAKILLDDGRVEMLVEEINRDKGDLHCRITVAGKLSNNKGVNFPGVYLSIKAMTDKDREDLMFGLDQGVDWVALSFVRNPQDIIEIKELISSTGKQVPVVAKIEKHEAIEQMEAVLALCDGVMVARGDLGVELPAEDVPVLQKRLIATANRLGIPIITATQMLDSMVSNPRPTRAEVSDVANAILDGTDAVMLSNETAVGNYPVEAVATMARIAERIEQEEAHSTTRQMRDSRRSIPNAISQAVSQIAEQLGAAAIMTLTQTGATARNVSKFRPHTPILAITPHVNVARQLQMVWGVKPLLVLGLPSTGQTFQAAINVAQENQLLSEGDLVVMTAGTLQGISGSTDLIKVEVVTAVLGQGIGLGQGLVSGRARVVSTGLEASNFNPGDILVAPRTGADFVEAIRKASGIITEEESLTSHAAVIGLRLGVPVIVGVKKATQVIRDGAILTLDLQRGLVYSGAVGTP; translated from the coding sequence ATGCAATTAAGAGATTCTCTACGCCGAACAAAAATTGTCGCTACCATTGGCCCCGCCACTAGCAGCCCTGAAATGCTGAAGGCGATTATTGAAGCGGGTGCAACGACGCTGCGGTTAAACTTCTCTCATGGTACTCATGCCGACCATCAGCGCAGTATTCGCCTCATTCGACAAACTGCCTTTGAATTAAATCAGCCAGTGGCAATTCTCCAAGACTTGCAAGGGCCAAAAATTCGCTTGGGGCGGTTTGAAGATGGGTCTATAGTTGTGGCAAAAGGCGATCGCTTCACCTTGACAAATCGCCCAGTTATCGGTACACAAGAAATTAGCTGCGTCACCTACGATTATTTAGCAGAAGAAGTTCCCGTGGGTGCAAAAATCCTCCTCGATGATGGACGAGTTGAAATGCTGGTGGAGGAAATTAACCGGGACAAAGGTGATTTGCATTGTCGTATCACTGTAGCTGGTAAACTATCTAACAACAAAGGCGTAAACTTTCCGGGAGTTTACTTATCGATTAAAGCCATGACCGACAAAGACCGTGAGGATTTGATGTTCGGTCTAGACCAAGGCGTAGATTGGGTAGCGCTTTCCTTTGTTCGCAATCCCCAAGATATCATCGAAATTAAAGAGTTAATTTCCAGCACAGGCAAACAAGTACCAGTAGTTGCCAAAATTGAAAAGCATGAAGCTATTGAACAAATGGAAGCAGTTCTGGCTTTGTGCGATGGCGTGATGGTTGCTAGAGGCGATTTAGGAGTAGAATTGCCGGCGGAGGATGTTCCCGTATTGCAAAAGCGGCTGATTGCCACGGCAAACCGCTTGGGGATTCCCATCATCACGGCTACCCAGATGTTAGACAGCATGGTGAGTAACCCCCGTCCCACTCGTGCGGAAGTGTCAGATGTGGCAAACGCCATTTTAGACGGAACGGATGCGGTAATGCTCTCCAATGAAACTGCTGTAGGCAACTACCCAGTGGAAGCGGTGGCGACGATGGCACGCATTGCCGAACGCATTGAGCAAGAAGAGGCGCACTCTACAACACGTCAAATGAGAGATTCAAGGCGTTCTATTCCCAATGCTATTAGCCAAGCAGTGAGCCAAATTGCTGAACAACTGGGAGCGGCGGCAATCATGACCCTAACACAAACAGGGGCAACAGCTCGCAATGTCTCTAAATTCCGTCCCCACACACCGATATTGGCAATTACGCCCCATGTAAATGTAGCACGGCAGCTACAGATGGTCTGGGGAGTAAAACCGCTGTTGGTACTGGGACTACCTTCTACCGGACAGACCTTTCAAGCTGCGATTAACGTTGCTCAGGAAAATCAGTTATTGTCTGAGGGTGATTTGGTAGTAATGACTGCTGGTACACTGCAAGGAATTTCTGGCTCAACAGATTTGATTAAAGTTGAGGTAGTGACAGCAGTGCTAGGACAAGGAATCGGACTAGGACAAGGTTTGGTGAGTGGTCGCGCCAGAGTCGTTTCCACTGGGTTGGAAGCGAGTAACTTTAATCCTGGAGATATTTTAGTTGCTCCCCGCACTGGTGCTGATTTTGTCGAGGCGATTCGCAAAGCATCTGGGATTATCACAGAAGAAGAGAGTCTGACAAGTCATGCAGCGGTGATTGGTTTGCGTCTCGGTGTACCTGTGATTGTCGGTGTGAAGAAGGCGACACAAGTTATTCGAGATGGAGCGATTCTGACATTGGATCTACAACGGGGTTTAGTATACTCTGGGGCGGTGGGAACACCGTAA
- a CDS encoding glycosyltransferase family 4 protein, translating into MKILDNACSNELIINLSVVLSQPTGISNYAKNIFPYLNFLQPTLLTSQNYPEFNCYTVPHNLTPAHGTKGHFYRLFWTQFQLPKIYKNLRSRLLFSPLPEAPLYTKCRFVVMSHDLIPLRFPKRFSPLTPYHRYYIPQVLKQAQHIICNSDATAKDIINFYKIPDSKITPIHLAHDRTHFRFLNLPQGNYFLYIGRQDPYKNLHRLIAAFAALPNRSDYQLWFAGPSDARYTPVLQAQVKKLGIINQVKFLNYVPYSELPAIINRAIALVFPSLWEGFGFPVLEAMACGTPVITSNISSLPEVAGDAAILINPHNTGEITEAMATIATYTQLRSRLSSQSIARADQFSWEKTGQATAEVLQKFL; encoded by the coding sequence ATGAAAATTTTAGATAATGCCTGCTCTAATGAATTAATTATTAACCTATCAGTTGTGTTATCTCAACCTACTGGCATAAGCAACTATGCAAAAAATATTTTTCCTTATTTAAATTTTCTCCAACCTACTTTACTAACATCTCAAAACTATCCTGAATTTAACTGCTATACAGTTCCCCATAATCTTACTCCTGCTCATGGTACTAAAGGGCATTTTTACCGCCTTTTTTGGACGCAATTTCAATTACCAAAAATTTATAAAAATTTACGATCGCGCCTATTATTTTCCCCACTACCAGAAGCACCTCTATACACCAAATGTCGTTTTGTGGTGATGTCACACGACCTGATACCGTTGCGCTTTCCTAAACGTTTTTCACCGTTAACACCCTACCATCGCTACTACATTCCCCAAGTTCTCAAGCAAGCGCAACACATCATTTGTAATTCCGACGCCACAGCTAAGGACATCATCAACTTTTATAAAATTCCAGACAGCAAAATTACCCCCATCCACCTAGCCCACGATCGCACTCACTTTCGCTTTCTCAATCTACCCCAAGGCAACTACTTTCTTTACATTGGACGGCAAGACCCCTATAAAAATTTACACCGACTAATAGCCGCCTTTGCTGCACTACCAAACAGAAGCGACTACCAACTGTGGTTCGCAGGCCCCAGCGATGCGCGTTATACCCCAGTTTTACAGGCGCAAGTTAAAAAACTGGGGATAATCAATCAGGTAAAATTCCTCAACTATGTACCTTACAGCGAATTGCCAGCAATCATCAATCGCGCGATCGCTCTCGTTTTCCCCAGTCTTTGGGAAGGCTTTGGTTTTCCCGTCTTAGAAGCAATGGCTTGTGGTACTCCCGTTATCACCTCAAATATCTCCTCTTTACCAGAAGTTGCTGGCGATGCAGCCATACTCATCAATCCCCATAACACAGGCGAAATTACTGAAGCAATGGCAACAATTGCTACATATACACAATTGCGATCGCGCCTTTCCAGCCAAAGCATTGCCAGAGCAGATCAATTTAGTTGGGAAAAAACAGGACAAGCCACCGCTGAAGTTCTCCAAAAATTTCTTTAG
- a CDS encoding glycosyltransferase family 4 protein — MLKVVVDATPLTPKQNGVGFYTINLIHSLQALQEENNFQLGIVYQPRLKNWLVGDLSFPDCVENYTRKHLLPLPVRISDLLLASAFKPVLSYFEKYFGFPDILHGTNFSVYPCNKSLKVMNIYDLTFIKYPNYIDSVVKTYNIKVKRCLQWTDLILTISESSKKDIIEYLQVEPKKIYVTPLASRYHPNYLSEEIAQQLEQQINYNFSNPYLLFVSTIEPRKNITAIISAFNYLKQNYKIEHHLVLIGKKGWKYEPVFTAIEASPWQKEIHHLDYLSDELVALFYSKADVFVYPSHYEGFGLPVLEAMTLGTPVVASNTSSIPEVTGDAAILIDPNEHIQLAEAILNIINDSQLRQKLINRGKERAKLFSWERTARETLNAYRTIMK; from the coding sequence ATGCTAAAAGTTGTAGTTGATGCAACACCGTTAACTCCCAAGCAAAATGGAGTAGGATTTTATACTATTAATTTAATACATTCGCTTCAGGCATTACAAGAAGAAAATAACTTTCAGTTAGGGATAGTTTATCAACCACGCCTTAAAAATTGGTTAGTCGGTGACTTAAGTTTTCCTGATTGCGTAGAAAATTATACTCGAAAGCATTTACTACCTTTACCTGTAAGAATTTCAGATTTATTATTAGCATCAGCATTTAAACCTGTTTTGTCTTACTTTGAAAAGTATTTCGGTTTTCCAGATATATTACATGGGACAAATTTCTCAGTATATCCGTGTAATAAAAGTTTAAAAGTAATGAATATATATGATTTAACTTTTATTAAATATCCTAACTACATAGACTCAGTTGTTAAAACTTATAACATAAAAGTAAAGCGCTGCTTACAGTGGACAGATTTAATTTTGACAATTTCAGAAAGTTCTAAAAAAGATATTATTGAGTATTTGCAAGTAGAACCAAAAAAAATTTATGTTACACCTCTAGCTAGTCGTTATCATCCTAATTACCTATCTGAAGAAATCGCTCAACAGCTAGAACAACAAATTAACTATAATTTTTCTAATCCATATCTCCTTTTTGTCAGCACAATAGAACCGAGGAAAAATATTACCGCTATAATTTCAGCATTTAATTACTTAAAGCAAAACTATAAAATTGAACATCATTTAGTATTAATTGGTAAAAAAGGATGGAAATACGAACCAGTATTTACAGCTATTGAAGCTTCTCCTTGGCAAAAAGAAATTCATCATCTTGACTACTTATCTGATGAATTAGTTGCATTATTTTATTCAAAAGCTGATGTTTTCGTTTATCCATCTCATTACGAAGGATTTGGGCTACCTGTATTGGAAGCGATGACCTTAGGTACACCTGTTGTTGCTAGTAATACTTCATCAATTCCAGAGGTTACAGGAGATGCAGCTATACTGATAGACCCCAATGAACATATTCAACTGGCTGAAGCTATACTGAACATAATTAATGATTCGCAGTTACGCCAAAAGTTAATTAATCGAGGAAAAGAGAGAGCAAAATTATTTTCGTGGGAAAGAACTGCTAGAGAAACATTGAACGCTTATAGAACTATTATGAAATGA
- a CDS encoding glycosyltransferase family 4 protein, translating to MKKSKIIFISNIFPPHVRGGYELGCLELAEKYIELGHSVIVASSENTADLQKYPEPKHIDVRRIFSPVKYYDDNYNYHFQNNSIYLYEKVLAFAGYLEHNCIALKRLIEIEQPDIVWIFNPLGIGPIGILDTAISCNVKVIIHLMEHVDGVIQDYSRIIDLTSKWKYLKSQITAISCSQKIFESSKLLGEYYSNKVIYNWVKLDKYYKYLEDIKTNQYSLSSKSKLERNQEKLKLVYFGQLAEKKGVGILCNLAKYIARTQYKNQITIDLYGSGENNFVDWLKMQISQDESLSKIFILKGFMPKELLLQNINQYDMAVFPLSDDEPFGYAPIEAMLRGVPVMITSKTGVSEILTDGYDSIFINDRNNIPQLYKKITWCFENKNSLEEIRQNAVKTIQLNCDLDLVTVPALNEFIQSTPISDGYSFDFVLATCETLKYPYFELGIKNHLAGARYKFIDKVVDSLYRRPIIGNILQKTVTNLIRNRRNNL from the coding sequence ATGAAAAAAAGTAAGATCATATTTATATCAAATATATTTCCACCCCATGTTAGAGGTGGGTATGAACTTGGTTGCTTAGAATTAGCAGAAAAGTATATAGAATTAGGACATTCAGTTATTGTTGCTTCATCTGAAAATACTGCTGATTTGCAAAAATATCCAGAACCTAAGCATATTGATGTTAGGCGTATATTTTCTCCTGTAAAGTATTATGATGACAATTACAATTATCATTTCCAAAATAATTCTATATACTTATATGAAAAAGTACTAGCTTTTGCTGGCTATCTGGAACATAACTGTATTGCTTTGAAAAGATTAATAGAAATTGAACAACCAGATATAGTCTGGATATTCAACCCTCTGGGAATAGGCCCTATAGGTATACTTGATACAGCGATTTCTTGTAACGTCAAAGTTATTATCCATCTGATGGAACATGTGGATGGCGTCATACAAGATTATAGCAGAATAATTGATTTGACTTCTAAATGGAAATACCTCAAATCACAAATAACAGCAATTTCATGTTCTCAAAAAATATTTGAATCAAGTAAATTATTGGGTGAATATTATTCTAACAAAGTTATATACAACTGGGTGAAGTTAGATAAATATTACAAATATTTAGAAGATATAAAAACTAATCAATATAGTTTGTCTTCAAAATCTAAATTGGAGAGAAACCAAGAAAAACTAAAATTAGTTTATTTTGGGCAATTGGCAGAAAAGAAAGGTGTCGGGATACTGTGTAACTTAGCAAAATACATAGCAAGAACACAATATAAAAATCAAATTACAATAGATTTGTACGGAAGTGGGGAAAATAATTTTGTTGACTGGTTAAAAATGCAAATCTCTCAGGATGAAAGTTTATCCAAAATATTTATCTTGAAAGGATTTATGCCTAAAGAGTTGTTATTACAAAATATTAATCAATATGATATGGCAGTTTTCCCATTAAGTGACGACGAACCATTCGGATATGCACCAATTGAAGCTATGCTCAGAGGAGTTCCAGTTATGATCACCAGCAAGACTGGAGTAAGTGAAATCCTTACAGATGGGTATGATTCAATTTTCATAAACGATAGGAATAATATACCTCAATTATATAAAAAAATAACTTGGTGTTTTGAAAATAAAAATAGCCTGGAAGAAATAAGGCAAAATGCAGTCAAAACCATACAGTTAAATTGTGATTTAGATTTAGTAACTGTACCTGCTTTAAATGAATTTATACAAAGTACCCCAATCAGTGATGGTTATTCATTTGATTTTGTACTAGCTACATGTGAAACTCTTAAATATCCATACTTTGAACTAGGAATCAAAAACCATTTAGCTGGTGCAAGGTATAAATTCATAGATAAGGTTGTTGATTCATTGTATCGCCGTCCTATAATTGGAAATATATTGCAGAAGACCGTTACAAATTTAATCCGAAATCGCAGAAACAACCTTTAA